The genomic segment GACGTGGTCGTGGGGCGCCGCGCAGCGCATCGGCGACGCGCTGGAGATCACCCTCGCCAACACCGGCGACCGCGCCGGGAAGCAGATCGTGCAGGTCTACGCCGAGCGGCCGCAGTCCGAGGTCGAGCGCCCCGAGCGCTGGCTCGTCGGCTTCGCGACGGTGCACGCGGACGCGGGTGAGACGGTCACCGCGACCGTTCCGGTTCCGTCACGTCGGCTCGCCCACTGGGACGGCGAATGGGTCGTCGAGCCGGGCGCGTACACGCTGCGCGCGGGAGCGTCGGTCGCCGACCTGCCCCTGACGCTCGAGTGGCACGTCGCGGGCGGTGCCGCGTGAGCCCGGCTCCTATCACCGCCGACCTGCTGCACGGCGCCGCCGACAGCCGGCTGACGGAGGTCGTGGCACGCCTGGACGGCTACCTGCGGAGCGACCCCGACCTGTCGTTCCAAGTCGCGGCGTTCCACCGCGGAGAGCCCGTGCTCGACGCGTGGGGCGGGCCGCACCTCAGCGAGGACTCGGTGATCGTGCCCTACTCGGTGACCAAGAACACCATCGGTCTCGCGGTCGGCCTGCTCGTCGAGCGCGGCGAGCTCGACCTCGACGAGCCGGTCGCGCACTACTGGCCGGAGTTCGCCGCGAAGGGCAAGAAGCACGTCACGGTGCGGCAGCTGCTGTCGCACCAAGGGGGCCTCCCGCAGGCCACTCCGCCGGTCGGCTGGGACGAGCTGCTCGACCACCACGCCGCCGCCGAGCGTCTTGCAGGGAGCCGCCCGTTCTGGCACCCCGGCAGCGCGTTCGGGTACCACGCCATCACGATCGGGAGCCTGGGCGACGAGCTGGTGTTCCGGGTGACCGGCCGCACGCTGCACGCGTTCTACGAGGAGGAGATCCGCGCGCCGCACGGCATCGACTTCTTCCTGGGTCTCCCCGCCGAGCACGAGCGGCGCCGGGTGGACGTGCTGCCGATGATCCAGCCGGTGTCCGACACCCCCTCTCGCGAGTACTCCGCCCTCGGCCCCGTCGTGTTCAGCTCGATGAGCGCGGACGTGGACCTCGCCAACTCCCCGCGCAGCTGGCGCTACGGGCATCCCGCCGGGTCGGGCGCGGGCAGCGCCCGGGGGCTCGCGCGCCTCATGGCGGCAGCCGTCACCGGCGTCGAGGGCCGCGACCCGTTCCTCGGCGCCGACACCGTCGAAGAGATCGGTCAGCAGCAGATCCGCGGCTACGACGAGGTGCTCCACCAGCACGACCGCGCCCACGCGATCGTGTTCCAGAAGCCCTCCCAGCAGCTGGCGTTCGGCGGCCCCCGCTCGTTCGGCCACGACGGCGCCGCCGGCGCGCTGGCCTGCGTCGACCCCGACAGCGGCGTCGCCTTCGCGTGGACTGTCGCACGCGGCCCGTGGCCCGGCGGTGCGGACCCGC from the Microbacterium atlanticum genome contains:
- a CDS encoding serine hydrolase domain-containing protein; the encoded protein is MSPAPITADLLHGAADSRLTEVVARLDGYLRSDPDLSFQVAAFHRGEPVLDAWGGPHLSEDSVIVPYSVTKNTIGLAVGLLVERGELDLDEPVAHYWPEFAAKGKKHVTVRQLLSHQGGLPQATPPVGWDELLDHHAAAERLAGSRPFWHPGSAFGYHAITIGSLGDELVFRVTGRTLHAFYEEEIRAPHGIDFFLGLPAEHERRRVDVLPMIQPVSDTPSREYSALGPVVFSSMSADVDLANSPRSWRYGHPAGSGAGSARGLARLMAAAVTGVEGRDPFLGADTVEEIGQQQIRGYDEVLHQHDRAHAIVFQKPSQQLAFGGPRSFGHDGAAGALACVDPDSGVAFAWTVARGPWPGGADPRAVTLARELGILLSS